Within the Chromatiales bacterium genome, the region CCCACCTGGTGACAGACGCCATGCAGCGCGCCTTCACCTGCATCTCCGGCACGCCGGAAGAGTGCCTGGAAATCACCCAGGAACTGGTGGACGCAGGCCTCAACCTGCCGCTGCTCGAAGTCGTCGGTGCGAGCGAAGCCGACAACCTGGAAACGATCCGGCTGTTCGGTGAGCAGGTGCTGGCCAAGCTGAAGCCGGGAGCCTGACCATGCAACTGGCAAGTTTCACAATCGCCAATGGCGGGCGCAAGACGATCGGCGCCTTTGTCGGCCACTGCTACATCGATCTGCACGCGCTGACCGGCGGGCAACTGCCGGCCGACATGCTCGCTTTCCTGCAGCTCGGCGACACCGGCATGCATGCGGCACGCGCCGCCCTCAAACAGCTCGACGCGAAACTGGACCCGACCGGGCTGGCGAAGCTGCGCGGGCCCGGCGGCGATCGCTATGCCTTTGCACCGGATGAAATCGTGCTCGCTGCGCCGGTGCCACGGCCGGGCAAGATCATGCATACCTCCTGCAACTTCACCGCGCACCTCAGCGAACTGACCACCTGGAAAGAACCCGAGTGGCAGTCGCACAACTGGAAGGACTTCCACTTCGAGCACCCGACCGGCTTTCTGGAAGCACCCTCCTCGGTGGTGGCCTCCGGCGCGAAAGTGCCGGTACCGCACTTCACCAAGCAGCTCGATTACGAGATCGAGATCGCCATCATCATCGGCAAGCCGGCCTTCCGCGTATCGATCGCCGACGCCATGGACTACGTCGCCGGCTACACGATCTTCAACGACCTGTCGGCACGCGACATCCAGGCCCGCGAGCATTCCAACAAGGTGATCCTGCTCGGCAAGAGTTTCAACGGCTCCTGCCCCTTCGGGCCGCACCTGGTGACGCCGGACGAGCTCGGCGATCCGCACAAGCTCGCGATGCAGCTGAAGGTGAACGGCGTGGTGCGTCAGGACGCCAATACCTCGCAGATGCACTACAAGACCGCCGAGCTTGTCTCGTGGTGGTCCAACACCACACTCGAGCCCGGCGACATCATCACCAGCGGCAGCCCGCCCGGCGTCGCCGCCGGCATGGCCGTACCGGAGTGGCTGAAACCCGGCGACCTGGTAGAGGCCAATATCGAGAAGCTCGGCACCCTGACCACGCATATCGTGGCGGGCGACTGAGCCGGTTGATCACAGACAAACAGGGGGTGCCATCATGAGCAACAAGACCGATCCGAATCTCGTCACGCGTGCCATCGAGCAGATCGACCGCGACCGGCTGGTCGACCTGGTCGTGCAACTGGTCAACGTGCCGAGTCCGACCGGCAGCGAAGGTGACATGGGTCGTGCGCTGCACGAAGTCCTGCGCGCTGCCAACTTCCGCTCCACCCTGCAGCCCATCGGTGATCAGCGCTACAACGCCGTCGGCATCCTCGAAGGTGCCGGCAAGGGCAAGAGCCTGATGTTCAACGGCCACCTCGATACCTCCTTCGGTCCCGAGCAGGCGAGCCGGGGCATCGGCTACCGCTGCGAAGGCACGGTGGTGGACGACGAATGGATCTACGGCATGGGCTCTTTCAACATGAAGAGCGCACTGGCCACCTATGTGACGGCATGCGAAGCGATCCAGGCGGCCGGCATCAGGCTGGCCGGCGACGTGGTCATCGCCGGGGTCTGCGGCGAGATCGAAAAGGCACCGGTCAACGATTTCGACGGCCCGGGCTTCCAGGGCTACGGCGTGGGCACCAAGTATGCGATCACGCACGGCGCGGTTGCCGACTACTGCATCCTCGGCGAACCGACCAACATGATGCTGATTCCGCGCCACTGCGGAACCACCTGGCTGAAGATCAAGGTACCGGGCGTCCTGATCCACACGGCCTGGTCGAAGCCCGAGCAGAATGCGATCAGCAACGCCACGCTGGTGCTCGATGCCCTGCACAAGTGGATGCCGGAGTACATCGAACGCAATGCCCTGGGTGATTTCCGGCCGAAGGTGAACATCGCTGCCATCGAGGGCGGCTGGCCGTGGCGCGGCGCGCGGACGCCGGACGACTGCTGCATCTATCTGGATGTGCGCACCCTGCCGGATGTGCTGCCCGTGCAGGCCTATCACGAAGTCCGCCAGCTGGTTCGCGACGTGGTCAACAGGAACCCGGCGCTGGAAGGCACCACCGTGGACATCTATGTCTCGGCACCCGGCACCTCGATTCCCGACGACCATGCATTGATCAAGACCATCGTCAGCGCTCACACTGAGCAGCTCGGCAAGGCGCCCGAGTTCGGCACTGAAACCTGGTACAGCGATGCTGCCCACATGAACCGCTACGGCATTCCCACGGTGAACTACGGCTCGGCCGGCAGGCTGCGCAGCGGCGGCGGCGGTTTCTCCACGCACCAGGGCGAGCACGTGCACATCGGCGACATGGTGGACATGACGCGGATCTACGTGCGCTGCATCCTCGAAATCTGCGGAGTCGCGGCCTGAGCCGGCCGGGAGCATGAGCACACCGGCACTGCACGAACTGCTGGCCAGGGCGCGCGTCTATGACCTCGGCCAGGCCTACTGGCCCGGCATGCCGGTGCATCCCTTCGACCCGCCCTTCCAGTTCTACCTGTACCGCTACCACGAGTACGTGGAGAAGGATCTCGGCAAGATCGAGCCGGGCTTTGGCGATGCGATCAGCCTGCTCATCACCTCCATGCATTCCGGCACGCATTTCGACGTGCCGGTACACATGTCGCAGGACTACAAGGTACAGGGCATCGATATCCGCCCCTACCAGCGCGACATCGGTTTCGTGGACCTGCCCGCACCACTGCACAGCATGGAGAAGGTGCCACCGCTGGTGCTGCCCGCCACGCTGTTCGACATTCCGGCCGCGCTCGGCATGGAGGTACTTCCCGAGCGCTATTCGATCACCGTCGCCGATCTCGAGGCCGCGGCCGAACGGCAGAAGATCAACATCGAGGACGGCTCCTGCGTGCTGGTGCGCACCGGTTACGCGCGCTACTTCGAAACCGACCGCGACGCCTACCTCTACAAGTGGGCCGGCCTGTCGCCGGAAGCGGTGGGCTGGATCGCCGCGCGCAAGCCGCGCCTGGTGGGCACCGACAACCTGTCCATCGGCGTACCCAACCTCTTCGATGCCCATCGTCAGCTGATGATCGAAAACGGCATCTACGTGATGAAAAGCCTGACCCTCGAGGCCCTTGCGGCCGACCACCAGTCCGTATCGACGGTCGTGGTGCTGCCGCTCAAGATCAAGGGCGGCGAGGCTTCGCTGGTGCGCCCGATCGCGCTGGCCTGAAACTCAGCCAAAGGACCGACATGCAAGACAAGATCTGGATCAGCGACCTCAACCAGCGCAAGGAAGTGCAGGCCGGCTTCAACCGCAGCCGCCCCGTGCGTTTTTACGACACCACCCTGCGCGACGGCGAACAGGCCGTCGGCGTGGTCTTCGACCCGGACGAGAAATTCGCCATCGCCTGCGGCCTCGACAAGCTCGGCGTGGCCCGGATCGAAGCCGGCTTTCCGCGCGTATCGGAAGCCGACACGCAGGCGGTGCGGCGCATCCTCAAGGCCGGTCTCAAGTCCGAGATCTGGGGTTTCTCCCGTGCCGTGCGCGGCGACCTCGACGCACTGATCGACCTCGGCATCAGCCAGGCGCTGATCGAGATCTCCACCAGCGAGATCAAGATGAAGGCCTACGGTTTCGACCAGGCCAGGGTGATCAGGAACGTCAGCGAATCGGTGCAGCACGCGGTGAAGAACGGCATGAAGGTACTGTTCTTCCCCGTCGACAGCACGCGCAGCGAGCTCGGCTTCCTGCGCAAGGTCTACCAGACCGCACTCGATGCCGGCGCCACCGAACTCGCCGTGGTCGACACCATCGGCGCCTGCGCCCCCGAAGCCGTGGAAAGCATGATCCGCGAGGTCCGCGGCTGGATCGGCCCCGATGTGCCGCTGCACTTCCACGGCCACAACGACTTCGGGCTGGGTACCGCTTCCGCCATCGCCGCCGTGCGCGGCGGCGCCGACTGGATCCAGGGCACCATCAACGGCATCGGCGAACGCGCCGGCAATTCCGATCTCTGCGAGGTCGCGCTGGCGCTGAGCTGCCTCTACAACGTGCCCATTGAACTCGACCTCACCCAGGCACGACAGGTCTCGGCACTGGTACAGAAAGCCGGCAACTACCGCGTGGACGGCTGGCGCCCGGTAGTCGGCGACAACCTCTTCATCCGCGAGAGCGGCGCAGTGGCCACCCAGTTCCACATACCTGCCGCCATCGAACCCTATTCCGCCGACCTCGTCGCCGCCGAACGCAAGATCGTGCTCGGCAAGAAGAGCGGCCTGGTCAGCGTGCAGCTCAAGGCCGAGGAGCTTGGCATCAAGCTGCCCGAATCCGCACACGCGGAGGTTCTGGCCCGCGTCAAGGAACTCGGCACCAGCCAGGGACGGCTGATCACGGATGAGGAGTTCCGGCAGATTACGAGGGCTGTTGTGGCCTGAACCGTGCTGCCAATGCGCGTGCAGCGCGCTCGCCTACCGGACCCCGGCGGCGGTTCGCCAAGACGGGACTGTGCTTACTGCAAACCTCGCGGCTTGAATGGCTATAGAAACGGGTCCCAGGTCAATTTGGCAGTTTGTGGAAATCTCGCCAACTGCCCTTGCTACGACTCCTGCTACAGACACCCTGTAGCACCTTTTCCCGTGGAAAATAAATCTGGCACCTTTTTCCGTTAGGCGACCGCGAGCAAGGCCTTCGGATCGCGTGCGGCCACCGCCAGAAGCGTACGCGCAGCGCCGGAAGGGGTACGTCGCCCTTGCTCCCACTCCTGCAAGGTGCGAACGGAAACGCCCAACAACTCCGCAAACCGGGCTTGAGACAAACCGGTCCGGTCGCGAATTGTGGAAACCGATGGCAGCGTCGTCACACGACCATGCTGTCCGCGTTTGATTTCCTGAAGACCCTCGAGGATCTCCACGCCAATACTCCGCCTTGCGCTAGTCTTTTTCATCTATATTTCCCAAGTACTCGTCGGCCAGGCGCGAAAACAGGCGCGTCTCGACAAAGGTCAGCATGGCCATGCTATACGTCTTTGCCGGACTACGTCAATGCCGGGAACCCTGGGGTTGACGCTCATGGCTGAGGACTATGGGGGCGCAAACGGAAGCCACGCCACACTCAAATCTGCTGACAACCACCGGGTTCTGGAGCGCGGGGCGGAAAATAAATCCGGCACCTTTTTGTGACTCCGCTCACAGTTCCGGCAGGCCGCAGTTCACGTTGCTGCGCCGATGACGTACCGTAAGCCCCGCATTCAACATATTCTTCGTTCTGTTTCGGGTTTTCGGGCGTGGTGGCTCGAAGGGGTTTTGACCCGGGCAGACTTGGGCTTGTACGGGTTTAATTGGGGAGATACTGCAATGACGACTACCGGCAAATCGATGAGCGAAGTTCCGGCGATCAACCGTTTCCTGACCTACTGCCGCGTACGCACCGTGCCAGGCAAGACCGTCATGATCCATGCGGGCGATGTGCCTGACAGCCTTTACTACATCATGGACGGCTCGGTCGAAGTGATGATCGAGGACGAGGACGGCAACGAGATGGTGCTGGCCTACCTGAACAAGGGACAGTTCTTCGGCGAGATGGGCCTGTTTCACGATCAGCCCGCCCGCAGCGCCTGGGTGCGAACGCGCACCACGGCAGAAATCGCCGAAATGACCTACGCCCGCTTCCGGCAGATCGCCAGCGAGAGCCCGGGACTGGTCTTTGAACTGGCCACCCAGCTCGCCACCCGCCTCGACCGCACCAACCGCAAACTCGGCGACCTCGCCTTCGTCGATGTCACCGGCCGTGTGGCGCACGCCATCATGGACCTGTGCAACGAACCCGACGCGATGACCCATCCGGACGGCATGCAGATCAAGGTCAGCCGCCAGGAACTGTCACGGCTCGTCGGTTGCTCACGCGAGATGGCCGGCCGCGTACTGAAGGTACTCGAGGAACAGGGCCTGATTTCCGCCAGCGGGAAGACGATCGTCGTTTTCAACGCGCGCCCGAAGCCCAGGCTGAAAGCCGTCGGCCTCTGAACTGCTCGCGCGTCGTAGGAGCGCCTTCAGGCGCGATCTCGGGCCAATAACCGCGCCTGAAGGCGCTCCTACGACGACACAGTGGCGAGCTCGTTGCGCATGCGCTTGATGGTGGCGGCGTAATCAGCGCTGCCGAAGATCGCCGAACCTGCCACGAACACGTCCGCGCCGGCCTCCGCAACCCTGCGGATATTGTCGGCCTTGATCCCGCCATCCACTTCCAGCATCACCGGACGGCCCAGCGCCGCAATCCGCTCGCGCACTGCGCGCAGCTTCGGCAGGGTGCCCGGAATGAATGCCTGGCCACCGAAGCCCGGATTCACCGACATGACCAGCACGAGGTCGAGATGCGGCAGCGTGTAGTCCAGACAATCGAGCGGCGTGGCGGGATTCAGCGCCAGGCCCGGACGGCAGCCGAGTTCGCGGATCAGGCTGATCGTCCGGTCCACATGCCGGGTTGCCTCGGGATGAAAGCTGATCCAGCTCGCGCCGGCAGCTGCAAAGGCGCGCGCCAGTTCATCCACCGGCTGCACCATCAGATGCACATCGATCGGTGCCTTGATGCCGCGCTTGCGCAGCGCCGCGCAGACCAGCGGACCGATGGTCAGGTTCGGCACATAGTGATTGTCCATCACATCGAAGTGAATCACGTCGGCGCCGGCGGCAAGTACGGCCTCGACTTCCTCGCCGAGCCGGGCGAAGTCCGCCGAGAGGATGGACGGAGCGATCAGGCGGGCGGGTGATTTCACTGAAGCTGCTTTTCGCTGCGGGGACAGGGCCGAAAATATAGCACGCGCTCAGCGCATGCCCCGGTGTTCGCGGATCAGTTCATAGGCAGCACGGATCTCGTGCGTACGCTCCTTCGCCGTTTCGAGCATGTCTTCGGGCAAGCCGCGGGCTGCCTGCTTGTCCGGGTGATGCTGGTTCATCAGCCGCCGGTAAGCCTTCTTGACCTCGGCATCGCTGGCATCAGGCTCGATGTCCAGGGCCCGATAGGCGCCGCCCAGAGTCTGCTGTGGCGTGCTGGTGGTGCGCTGCTGGCGGAAGGCACGACGGGCGCGCAGTGCCGCTTCCAGGTGCGTGAGCCCGAGTGTGCTGACGCCAAGCGTGCGGGCCATCTGCAGCAGCAGCGCACGCTCCCCGGTACCGATCGCCGCCTTGCCGAGCAGGAAATCCATCTGGATCTCGAGAAAGGTCTGCAGCAGCTGCGGCTGGCTTCGACAGGCAAGCCGCAGCCTGGCGATATGCTCCTGCAGCGGAAAATCCGGGCCCTTGCCCAGCGTGAAGCAATCCATCGCCCGACGCACGGCCGCTGGCGGCAGGCGCATGTTCGCCATGACGGTGCGCGCCGAGTCGAGTTCTTCCTCGGAGACCCGGCCGTCAGCCTTGGCCAGCGCACCCAGACCGTAGAACGTGGTCTCGAAGAAAAGCCGCTGCCGGTCGGCCGCCGACCATATGCCGGCATCTGCCGGGTTGTAGCCGAGCCCGCGCAGCCCCCCTGGTCCGGCACCGCGGTCGAACTGGTGGCCAAGCGCCGCACCGATGATCGCTCCCGGCGGGCCGCCGACGATCAGACCGAGAATGCCGCCGCCGACTTTGCCTATCCATGCCATGTACTGAAAAGCCAAGCGGGGGTCCCGCTGCTAGAATGCTGCTGATGAATGCCGAGATCGCCCCTGACGCACTCTACGAATCCAGATTGACAGCCCTCACCCGGCTCAGTCAAGGCAAGGTGCGCGACATCTATGCCGTGGACGCGGACCATTTGCTGATCGTCACCACCGACCGGCTGTCCGCTTTCGATGTGGTGCTGCCCGACCCGATTCCGGGCAAGGGCGAAGTACTGACTCAGCTGTCGAACTTCTGGTTTGGACGCACCTCAGGCATCGTCCGCAACCACCTGGCCAGTCTGAAACTCGAAGACGTCATCACCGATCCGGTTGAGCGCGCGACCGTCGCTTCGCGCTCCATGCTGGTCCGTCGGCTCAAGCCACTGCCCATCGAGGCCGTGGTACGCGGTTACCTGATCGGCTCGGGCTACAAGGACTATCAGGCCACCGGCGGCATCTGTGGCATCGAACTGCCCGCCGGCCTGCCGCTCGCCGCGCAGCTGCCCGAACCCCTGTTCACGCCAGCCACCAAGGCGGCCATCGGCGACCATGACGAGAACATCAGCTTTGCCGAATGCGCAAAGCTGATCGGCGCCGATCTCGCCCAGTGCGTGCGCTCGCTGGCCATCCGCATCTATACCGAGGGTGCGGCCTATGCGCGCAAGCACGGCATCATCATCGCCGACACCAAGTTCGAGTTCGGCCTCGACGAGCAGGGCGAGCTGTACCTGATCGACGAGGTCATGACGCCGGATTCGTCGCGCTTCTGGCCGGCTGCCGAATATCGCACCGGGATCAGTCCGCCGAGTTTCGACAAGCAGTTCGTGCGCGACTACCTGGAGACGCTGGACTGGAACAAGAAAGCGCCGGGGCCGCGTCTACCGCAAGCCATCATCGATGGCACCAGCGCGAAATATCGCCAGGCCCTGGCATTGCTGACGGGCAGCGCACCCGGCTGAGCGCGATGCGGCTGCCGCAGGCAGACCGCGTCAGCTGCCGGCGATTGTCATCCGGTCGATCAGGATCGACCCGGTCAGTACGGCCCCGCGACGATCCACATCGGTACCGATACCGAGGATGCCGCGATACATGTCCTTGAGGTTACCCGCTACCGTGATCTCGGTAACCGGGTACTGGATCTGCCCGTTCTCGACCCAGAATCCGCTGGCACCGCGCGAATAATCACCCGTCACCGGATTGATGCCGCTGCCCATCAGGTCAGCGATCACCAGACCGCGATCCATCTTCGCCACCAGTTCCGCAAAGCTTTCGCCGGTAGGCTGCACGACGAGATTGTGTGCACCACCGGCATTGCCGGTCGAGGCCATGCCGAGCTTGCGGGCGTAGTAACTGCCGAGCAGGTAACCGCGCAGCACACCGGCCTCGACCAGACAGCGTTCCGCCGTCGCCACGCCTTCCTCGTCGAAGGGCGCGCTGGCGAGCGCCTTGCGCAGATGCGGCCGCTCGTCGATGTTGACGCGGCTGGCAAACACGGGGGTATCGAGCGAATCCACGAGGAACGAGGCCTTGCGATACAGCGCACCGCCGCTGATGGCACTGAGCAGCGAGCCGATCAGCCCGCGCGCCACGCGCGCAGGAAACAGCACCGGTGCCGTGCGGGTTTCGAGTTTTATGCCACCGAGCCTCGCCACCGCGCGGCGGCCAGCTTCGGCGCCCACGATCGCCGCTGCCGGCAAATCCCGGGGATCGCGCACCACCGCGTATTCGTAGTCGGTTTCCATCAGGCCATCGGCACTGGCGACCACCGCACAGGACAGGCTGTGGTTGGATTCCGGGTAGCCACCGATGAAACCGTGGCTGTTGCCGTAGACATGCAAGCCCTCGCTGACGCTGAGCGACGCGCCCTCCGAATTGCTCACGCGCGGATCGCTGTCCAGCGCCGCCGCCTCGCAGGCAGTGGCGAGTTCAATGGCGGCATCGGGCCTGAGGTCCCAGGGATGGTAAAGATCGAGATCCGGCACCTTTGTCGGCATGCGGTCGGCATCGGCCAGCCCGGCATGTGCATCTTCCGAACCGAAGCGCGCCAGCGTGCAGGCCTTGCGCACCGACTCCTCGATCGCGGCCGGACGCAGGTCGGAAGTGCTGGTACTGCCCTTGCGGTGCCCGAACCAGACGGTGATGCCGAGGCCCTGGTCGCGCTGATGCTGCAGGGTTTCGACCTCGCGCATGCGCACGTTCACCGAGAAGCCGGTACCGAAACTTGCACTGGCCTCGGCCTGCGAGGCACCGAGTTCACGCGCCAGGCGCAGCGCATCGCTGACTTTTTCCGCCAGCGAATCGAAGCCGCCGGTCACGCTCAGCACAGCGGGCGTCTTCCGCGGCCCGCTCATGCTTCACCCCCGGTGCCGCCAACCGTCAGGCCGTCGACACGCAGCGTGGGCTGACCCACCCCGACCGGCACCGACTGGCCCTCCTTGCCGCACACGCCCACGCCGCTGTCGAGCTTGAGGTCGTTGCCGACCATCGACACCCGGCTGAGGACGGTCGCACCGTCACCGACCAGCGTGGCGTCGCGGATCGGTACGCCCAGCTTGCCGTTCTCGATCAGATAGGCCTCGCTGGTCGAGAAGACGAACTTGCCGGAGGTGATATCCACCTGTCCGCCGCCGAAATTGCAGGCGTAGATGCCACGTTTGACCGACTCGATGATCTCGCCGGGGTGGTGCGGGCCTGGCAGCATGTAGGTGTTGGTCATGCGCGGCATCGGCAGATGGGCAAAAGACTGACGCCGCCCGTTGCCGGTGGATTCAGTGCCCATCAGCCGCGCATTCAGCCGGTCCTGCATGTAGCCGCGCAGGCGGCCGTTCTCGATGAGTACCGTCTTGCTGGTGGGCGTGCCCTCGTCGTCGACATTGAGTGAACCGCGTCGCCCTTCCAGCGTACCGTCATCAACCACCGTGCAGAGTCCGGTGGCCACCGCTTCTCCGATGCGGCCGCTGAAGGCCGAAGTGCCCTTGCGGTTGAAGTCACCCTCCAGACCGTGACCGATGGCTTCATGCAGCAGCACACCGGGCCAGCCCGGCCCGAGCACCACTACCATCTCGCCCGCCGGCGCCGCCACGGCATCGAGATTGACTACCGCCTGACGCACCGCTTCGCGACCGAACTCCAGCACGCGCTCGTGACCCAGCTTCTCGTAACCGTGACGCCCGCCGCCGCCGGCCACGCCCTGCTCGCGACGGCCGTTGTGCTCGACAATCACGGAAATATTGAAGCGCACCAGCGGACGGACATCCGCAGCCAGTCCGCCATCACTGGCGCAGATGAAGATCACCTCATGCGCAGCGGCGAGACTCGCCACCACCTGCTTCACGCGCGGGTCGAGTGCGCGGACTTCGCGATCCACCCGCTGCAGCAGGGCGACCTTTTCCTCATCGGCAAGGCTCGGCAGCGGGTCCACCGGCGGATACAGGCGGTGGCCGGCACGCGCCTGCCAGGCCTTGACGCGTCCCTGCTGCCCGCGGCGGACAATCGCACTCGCCGCTTCCGCAGCCTGGTTGAGCGCCGGAACCACGATCTCGTCGGAATAGGCAAAGCCGGTTTTTTCACCGGCCATCGCCCGCACGCCAACGCCCTGCTCGATGCTGTAGGCACCACCCTTGACGATGCCATCCTCGATCGACCAGGACTCCTGCCGCGCGATCTGGAAGTAGAGATCGGCGTTGTCGACGTCGCCGCGCATGAGCAGGCCGAGCGCATGCTCCAGATCGCGGTCGGTGATGCCGGCAGCGTCCAGCAGTTCAGTGCGCGCCATCTCGAGCGCAGTCCCGTGACTCATGACATTCATGCAGATTCCAATTCCGTGGTTGACGGCAACCGCAGCAGTTTGCGCTGCTCAGCTCACCGTCTTGATGCGCCGGTGTTCGAGTACCGGGAACTGCTGTCGCAGTCGCTTGAGGTGCGCGGGATCGATGCTTGCACTGCAGACGCCCGGACGGCCGGCACTCTGGGCAAGGATCGCGCCCCAGGGATCGACCACCATCGAACGGCCATAGGTCTGACGGCCTGCCGGGTGCGTGCCGGTCTGCGCCGCAGCAACGACGTAGCAAAGATTCTCGATCGCGCGCGCACGCAGCAAGGGCTCCCAGTGCGCGAGCCCCGTACGATAGGTAAACGCGGCAGGTATGGCCAGGATGTCCATACCCTGGCTTGCCATGCGGCGAAACTGCTCCGGGAAACGCAGGTCATAGCAAACGGCAACGCCCAGCTTGCCCCACGGTGTCTCCACGATCAGCGGCTTGGTGCCGGGCGTGGTGCTGCGCGACTCGCGGTAGGCTTCCTCGCTCTCCGGAACCCTGACGTCGAAGAGATGCACCTTGTCGTAACGCCCGGCACGCTTGCCCTCCGCGTCATAGACGAGCGACGCGGCATAGGGCCGTTTCGGATCATCGCTCTTCAGCGGGATCGTGCCGCCGACGATCCACATCTTCGCGCGGGCCGCCTCGGCAGCCAGGAAATCCTGCAGCGGGCCGACGTTGTTTTCCTCGGTAAGCGCAAGCCGGTCCGACTCCCGCTTGCCCATGCGCGCAAAATTCTCGGGCAATACGGCGAGCACCGCACCTTCGGCGGCCGCCGAGCGCAACGCCCGGCGCGCCCTCGTGAGGTTGGCGGCCACGTCTTCGCCGGAGTTCATCTGGATGGCTGCTATCTTCACCGTCGTCATGCCTGTATTCCCGGGTCGATCTTGGCATGAGTTTAAACCGCCCGCCGCCTGCTTGCCTGCCAAACTGCGCGGATGAGTGGACTACAATCGAAGCGGCCGGGTCGAAGCCCTCACTCAGGACACGCACTCACCATGAATCAGCCATCCCCCCTGCTCAACCGCCGCCAGCTGATCGCCGGCACCACGCTCACGGCTGCTGCAATCGCACTCAGCGCCTGCAGCGGCAAGAACAAGGCCGTCGTGCGTCCGCCGGGCGTGCCGGTCGGACCCTTTGGCGCGAAATCCACCGCCGAGGAGGTCACGGCAGGCATTGATCTCAGCGGCAAGACCGCCCTGATCACCGGGGCCAACTCGGGCCTCGGCTACGAAACCATGCGCGTGCTGGCCCTGCGCGGCGCCCACGTGCTGTGCGCCGCACGCACCCTGGAAAAAGCCGAGGAAGCCTGCGCCGGCATCCAGGGCCGCACCACGCCGGTGGTCATCGAGCTGACCGATTTCCCGTCGATCGTCGCCGGCACCGATGCGGTGCGGGCCATGGGCATGCCGATCGACATGCTGATCCTCAACGCCGGCATCATGGCGCTGCCTGAACTCGAGCAGGTCTACGGACTCGAAAAGCAGTTCGTCACCAATCACCTCGGCCACTTCATCGTCGGCAACCGGCTGCTGCCCCAGGTACGGGCTGCAGCGCAGGGTCGCGTCGTGGTCCTCAGCAGCAGCGGCTACCAGTGGGCACCGGAATCGGGCATCGAGTTCGACAACCTGTCCGGCGAACGCGGCTACGAGCCGAACAAGATGTACGGGCAATCGAAGCTCGCCAATCACCTGTACGTGCGCGAGCTGGCCAGGAAACTTGCCGGCACCACGACCACGGCAAATTCGGTACACCCCGGCGTGATCATGACCAACCTCGGCCGCAGCTTCCCGGAATGGAAGCAGACGGCCGCGCGGCTGATCGGCTGGACTTTCATGAAGAGCATCGAGGCCGGCACTGCCACGACCTGTTACGTCGCAACCGCACCGGCGCTTGCCACCGTCAGCGGCTACTACTTTGCCGACTGCAATCCGGAATCACCGGGCGGCAACATGGAAAACGACGCGCTGGCCGCGAAGCTGTGGGCGGTATCGGAGGAGCTGACGCGGCCGTATCTGCTGGCCTCTGTCCCGGCCAGCGAAACCATATAGGCGGTTTCACGCGGGCCCCCGACTGAAACAGCGGCGCTGGTCAGTCCACCTTGTTCTGGGTCAGGAACATGGCCTTGTCGAGCGCGGCGAAGAAATCCTGGTAGGTGCGGGGATCGGTAACGTTCTCCTCGCCGATACGGGCGTTGGTGCGAACGGAAACCTGTTTCGACCCCTTGTCCTGGACCGTTACCGTCATCCGCATGGTGTACTTGGTCAGGCGGGTGGCGGTGACCGTGCCCAGATCGACATCGGCATTGTCGATCACGAAACCAAGATCCTGAAGAGTGGCGATGACCGACCGCATGGTCATCGCCTTGTCGAGCGTGTCATAGACGCGGGTCTGGATTTCGCGGGCTTCAAGCTGGCTGCCGGAACCGGTTACATCGGGTGGTGCCGGCGT harbors:
- a CDS encoding fumarylacetoacetate hydrolase family protein, with product MQLASFTIANGGRKTIGAFVGHCYIDLHALTGGQLPADMLAFLQLGDTGMHAARAALKQLDAKLDPTGLAKLRGPGGDRYAFAPDEIVLAAPVPRPGKIMHTSCNFTAHLSELTTWKEPEWQSHNWKDFHFEHPTGFLEAPSSVVASGAKVPVPHFTKQLDYEIEIAIIIGKPAFRVSIADAMDYVAGYTIFNDLSARDIQAREHSNKVILLGKSFNGSCPFGPHLVTPDELGDPHKLAMQLKVNGVVRQDANTSQMHYKTAELVSWWSNTTLEPGDIITSGSPPGVAAGMAVPEWLKPGDLVEANIEKLGTLTTHIVAGD
- a CDS encoding M20/M25/M40 family metallo-hydrolase; translation: MSNKTDPNLVTRAIEQIDRDRLVDLVVQLVNVPSPTGSEGDMGRALHEVLRAANFRSTLQPIGDQRYNAVGILEGAGKGKSLMFNGHLDTSFGPEQASRGIGYRCEGTVVDDEWIYGMGSFNMKSALATYVTACEAIQAAGIRLAGDVVIAGVCGEIEKAPVNDFDGPGFQGYGVGTKYAITHGAVADYCILGEPTNMMLIPRHCGTTWLKIKVPGVLIHTAWSKPEQNAISNATLVLDALHKWMPEYIERNALGDFRPKVNIAAIEGGWPWRGARTPDDCCIYLDVRTLPDVLPVQAYHEVRQLVRDVVNRNPALEGTTVDIYVSAPGTSIPDDHALIKTIVSAHTEQLGKAPEFGTETWYSDAAHMNRYGIPTVNYGSAGRLRSGGGGFSTHQGEHVHIGDMVDMTRIYVRCILEICGVAA
- a CDS encoding cyclase family protein, with translation MSTPALHELLARARVYDLGQAYWPGMPVHPFDPPFQFYLYRYHEYVEKDLGKIEPGFGDAISLLITSMHSGTHFDVPVHMSQDYKVQGIDIRPYQRDIGFVDLPAPLHSMEKVPPLVLPATLFDIPAALGMEVLPERYSITVADLEAAAERQKINIEDGSCVLVRTGYARYFETDRDAYLYKWAGLSPEAVGWIAARKPRLVGTDNLSIGVPNLFDAHRQLMIENGIYVMKSLTLEALAADHQSVSTVVVLPLKIKGGEASLVRPIALA
- the aksA gene encoding homoaconitate hydratase (in Methanococcus jannaschii this protein catalyzes the condensation of alpha-ketoglutarate and acetyl-CoA to form trans-homoaconitate; functions in alphaketosuberate synthesis which is a precursor in coenzyme B and biotin synthesis) encodes the protein MQDKIWISDLNQRKEVQAGFNRSRPVRFYDTTLRDGEQAVGVVFDPDEKFAIACGLDKLGVARIEAGFPRVSEADTQAVRRILKAGLKSEIWGFSRAVRGDLDALIDLGISQALIEISTSEIKMKAYGFDQARVIRNVSESVQHAVKNGMKVLFFPVDSTRSELGFLRKVYQTALDAGATELAVVDTIGACAPEAVESMIREVRGWIGPDVPLHFHGHNDFGLGTASAIAAVRGGADWIQGTINGIGERAGNSDLCEVALALSCLYNVPIELDLTQARQVSALVQKAGNYRVDGWRPVVGDNLFIRESGAVATQFHIPAAIEPYSADLVAAERKIVLGKKSGLVSVQLKAEELGIKLPESAHAEVLARVKELGTSQGRLITDEEFRQITRAVVA
- a CDS encoding helix-turn-helix domain-containing protein, translated to MKKTSARRSIGVEILEGLQEIKRGQHGRVTTLPSVSTIRDRTGLSQARFAELLGVSVRTLQEWEQGRRTPSGAARTLLAVAARDPKALLAVA